The Tenrec ecaudatus isolate mTenEca1 chromosome 6, mTenEca1.hap1, whole genome shotgun sequence genome has a window encoding:
- the ANKRD33 gene encoding LOW QUALITY PROTEIN: photoreceptor ankyrin repeat protein (The sequence of the model RefSeq protein was modified relative to this genomic sequence to represent the inferred CDS: inserted 5 bases in 5 codons) gives MYEGTGTDVGIHFPRLASCLPALLSHCSFLDVNQQDKEGDTALMLAVYTGHVPLVNLQLRXQAGLDLEHWGQRGLMALMKGAVRDRAQCVAALLMAGADLTAVGPIWGKTALEWAVLTDSFSTACRIPRVLWRPQVEQLSQHYQPEWPAXARLVAQAQRALPLLEKLRATLSLPFPQAPQEGGVIDHLVTVTTSLVSPFLTMACRTLCPDRPPALGTRSLSVPELXGTAPPPPLAPNPPQQSXSARVFVPYQSSQGLLNLTLXWLYPTDSCNPRILLSKNKPTKLKRNARSSFTFRLRPDCLCGLG, from the exons ATGTATGAGGGGACAGGAACGGATGTGGGCATCCACTTCCCCAGACTGGCCTCatgcttgcctgccctgcttagCCACTGCTCTTTCCTCGATGTGAACCAGCAGGACAAGGAGGGAGACACGGCCCTCATGCTGGCCGTCTACACAG GCCATGTGCCCCTGGTGAATCTCCAGCTTC TCCAAGCGGGCCTGGACCTGGAGCACTGGGGCCAGAGGGGGCTCATGGCCCTGATGAAGGGTGCTGTGCGGGACCGTGCTCAGTGCGTGGCCGCCCTCCTCATGGCAG GTGCTGACCTGACAGCGGTGGGCCCCATTTGGGGCAAGACAGCTTTGGAGTGGGCAGTGCTGACCGACAGCTTCTCCACAGCGTGCAGGATCCCGCGGGTGCTGTGGCGGCCCCAAGTGGAGCAGCTCAGCCAGCATTACCAGCCAGAGTGGCCAG TGGCCCGGCTGGTGGCCCAGGCGCAGAGGGCCCTGCCCTTGCTAGAGAAACTGCGGGCCACCTTGAGTCTCCCCTTCCCCCAGGCTCCTCAGGAGGGGGGCGTCATTGACCACCTGGTGACTGTCACAACCAGCCTAGTCAGTCCCTTCCTCACCATGGCCTGCCGCACCCTGTGTCCCGACCGTCCACCTGCACTGGGCACCAGAAGTCTATCTGTGCCAGAGC TTGGCactgccccacccccgcccttgGCCCCCAACCCTCCTCAGCAGT CTAGTGCCCGGGTCTTTGTCCCTTACCAGAGCTCTCAGGGCCTGTTGAACCTGACCC GGTGGCTATACCCCACGGACAGCTGCAATCCCAGGATTCTCCTCTCCAAG aaCAAACCCACGAAGCTCAAAAGGAATGCTCGCAGCTCTTTTACTTTCAGGCTGAGG ccaGACTGCCTCTGTGGCCTGGGCTGA